The following coding sequences lie in one Polluticoccus soli genomic window:
- a CDS encoding glutamine--tRNA ligase/YqeY domain fusion protein, translating to MQTFTFALRNQASMSEERSLNFLEEIIEEHLKEGKYEHIHTRFPPEPNGYLHIGHASSICLNFGLAKRYNGKCNLRFDDTNPVTEETEYVESIKNDIKWLGFQWDGEYYASDYFETLYGFAVDLIKKGLAYVDDSSAEEIAAMKGNTMEPGKNSPYRDRSIEENLKLFEEMRAGKYKDGEKTLRAKIDMSHPNLLLRDPLMYRIKHAHHHRTGDKWCIYPMYDFAHGESDSIEHITHSICTLEFIHHRPLYNWFIEKLGIYPSQQYEFARRNMTYTVMSKRKLLQLVNEGHVDGWDDPRMPTVSGMRRRGYTAKAIRQFSDTVGIAKRENMVDVGLLEFCVREDLNKKANRMMAVLDPIKLVITNYPEGQTDELDLENNPEDENGGTRKVPFSNELWIEREDFMENPPKKFFRLGPGLMVRLKGAYIVKCEDFKKDAEGNVTEVHCTYIPESRSGHDTSGINVKGTIHWVSVPHAKTAEVRLYDRLFKVEDPSSEEGDFKSYINENSKHILPAIYIEPALATAQTGDHFQFLRKGYFCVDTDSTPEHLVFNRTVGLKDTWAKEAKKQ from the coding sequence ATGCAAACATTTACCTTTGCTCTCCGCAACCAAGCATCTATGAGCGAAGAAAGGTCACTCAACTTTTTAGAAGAGATAATCGAAGAACACCTTAAAGAAGGAAAGTACGAACATATACACACGCGTTTCCCGCCGGAACCGAATGGCTACCTGCATATAGGCCACGCCTCGTCTATCTGCCTCAACTTCGGCCTGGCAAAGCGATACAACGGCAAATGCAACCTGCGTTTTGACGATACCAACCCGGTAACCGAGGAAACAGAATATGTGGAAAGCATTAAGAACGATATCAAATGGCTCGGCTTCCAGTGGGATGGCGAGTACTATGCTTCCGACTATTTTGAAACTTTGTATGGCTTCGCCGTTGACCTGATCAAAAAAGGACTGGCATACGTGGATGATAGCTCAGCAGAAGAGATAGCCGCCATGAAAGGCAATACTATGGAGCCGGGTAAAAACAGCCCTTATCGCGATCGCAGCATTGAAGAAAACCTGAAGCTGTTTGAAGAAATGCGCGCCGGCAAATACAAAGACGGCGAAAAAACACTCCGCGCCAAGATCGACATGTCACATCCGAACCTGTTGCTCCGCGACCCGCTGATGTACCGCATCAAGCATGCACACCACCACCGCACAGGCGATAAATGGTGCATCTATCCCATGTACGATTTTGCCCATGGCGAAAGCGATAGCATCGAACATATCACCCACTCTATCTGCACACTGGAGTTTATACATCACCGTCCATTATATAACTGGTTCATCGAAAAACTGGGTATTTACCCCAGCCAGCAGTACGAATTTGCCCGCCGCAACATGACGTACACCGTTATGAGCAAGCGCAAGCTGCTACAGCTGGTGAACGAAGGTCATGTTGATGGCTGGGACGATCCCCGTATGCCAACGGTGAGTGGTATGCGCCGCCGCGGCTACACCGCCAAAGCGATCCGCCAGTTTAGCGATACCGTAGGTATAGCCAAGCGAGAGAATATGGTAGACGTGGGCCTGCTGGAATTCTGTGTACGCGAGGACTTGAATAAAAAAGCCAACCGCATGATGGCGGTGCTGGACCCGATAAAGCTGGTGATCACTAACTATCCGGAGGGCCAAACCGATGAGCTTGACCTGGAGAATAATCCAGAGGACGAGAATGGCGGCACCCGAAAAGTTCCATTTAGTAACGAGCTGTGGATAGAGCGCGAAGACTTCATGGAAAACCCGCCAAAGAAATTTTTCCGCCTTGGTCCCGGCCTGATGGTACGCCTGAAGGGTGCTTACATTGTAAAATGTGAGGATTTCAAAAAGGACGCCGAAGGCAATGTGACAGAGGTCCATTGCACTTATATACCGGAAAGCCGCAGCGGACATGATACAAGCGGTATCAACGTGAAAGGAACAATCCACTGGGTGAGCGTACCACATGCGAAAACCGCTGAGGTTAGGTTGTACGACCGCCTGTTTAAGGTAGAAGACCCATCGAGCGAGGAAGGCGATTTCAAAAGCTATATCAACGAGAACTCGAAACACATATTGCCAGCGATATATATAGAGCCAGCACTGGCCACCGCTCAAACCGGCGATCACTTCCAGTTCCTCCGCAAAGGGTATTTCTGTGTAGATACTGATTCAACCCCGGAACACCTCGTATTTAACCGCACCGTGGGCTTGAAAGATACCTGGGCCAAGGAAGCGAAGAAACAATAA
- a CDS encoding cobalamin B12-binding domain-containing protein, whose product MTDKMQRPVRVLVAKVGLDGHDRGAKVIATALRDAGMEVIYTGLRQTPEMVVATALQEDVDAIGISILSGAHMTVFPKVMQLMKDKGLKNVLLTGGGIIPDEDMQKLNEQGVGKLFAPGAPTSEIAGYINQWVHEHRSELF is encoded by the coding sequence ATGACAGATAAGATGCAGCGCCCCGTGCGCGTGTTGGTGGCAAAGGTTGGGCTCGATGGTCACGACCGTGGTGCTAAAGTAATTGCAACCGCCTTGCGTGATGCAGGTATGGAAGTAATATATACCGGCCTGCGCCAGACGCCCGAAATGGTGGTAGCGACAGCCTTGCAGGAAGACGTGGATGCCATCGGCATCAGCATTCTGAGCGGTGCGCATATGACAGTGTTCCCTAAAGTGATGCAGCTGATGAAAGACAAAGGGTTGAAGAATGTGCTGCTCACAGGTGGTGGTATCATTCCCGACGAGGATATGCAAAAACTCAATGAGCAAGGTGTCGGCAAACTGTTTGCTCCCGGAGCGCCTACTTCTGAAATCGCTGGTTACATTAACCAATGGGTGCACGAACACCGCAGCGAGTTATTTTAA
- a CDS encoding enoyl-CoA hydratase/isomerase family protein: protein MYQTLLTELQDGIFTITINRPDKMNALNKDVIADLGKAMDEVYNNAEIKTAIITGAGEKAFVAGADISEFTSLRGDGGADLARLGQSKVFDKIENSPKPVVAAVNGFALGGGCELAMSCHFRLASENAKFGQPEVNLGLIPGYGGTQRLTQLIGKGKSMELMMTGDMIGADDAKSLGLVNYVVPQAELLPKVKELLQKIQSKAPLAITKVISCVNEAAKSDPNGFENEIKRFGECFDTEDAKEGTGAFLEKRKPVFKGK from the coding sequence ATGTACCAGACGTTATTGACCGAACTGCAGGATGGCATTTTTACTATCACCATCAACCGCCCAGACAAGATGAACGCCCTGAACAAGGACGTGATCGCCGACCTGGGGAAAGCCATGGACGAGGTCTATAATAATGCAGAAATAAAAACAGCTATCATTACCGGTGCGGGCGAAAAAGCCTTTGTTGCCGGTGCCGATATATCAGAATTTACGAGCCTTAGAGGCGACGGTGGTGCCGACCTGGCACGCCTTGGCCAGTCAAAAGTGTTCGACAAGATCGAGAACAGCCCGAAACCTGTGGTGGCGGCGGTAAACGGTTTTGCTCTGGGCGGTGGCTGCGAGTTGGCGATGTCCTGTCATTTCCGCCTGGCCAGCGAGAACGCCAAATTTGGCCAGCCGGAAGTGAACCTGGGCCTGATACCAGGCTATGGCGGTACACAAAGGCTGACACAGCTGATAGGTAAAGGCAAAAGCATGGAGCTGATGATGACCGGCGACATGATCGGTGCCGACGACGCTAAGTCACTGGGTTTGGTAAACTACGTAGTGCCACAGGCCGAGTTATTGCCCAAGGTTAAAGAGCTGCTGCAAAAAATACAGTCAAAAGCTCCCTTGGCAATCACAAAAGTTATATCTTGTGTGAACGAGGCGGCAAAATCAGACCCCAATGGCTTCGAAAATGAGATCAAGCGTTTTGGTGAATGCTTTGATACTGAAGATGCTAAAGAGGGTACTGGTGCGTTTCTCGAAAAAAGAAAACCTGTATTTAAAGGAAAATAA
- a CDS encoding outer membrane beta-barrel protein, whose protein sequence is MRKNIVRSLLALTVSAAAFTAAAQPAIPREYVEMPGFSLGINFGMTDLWGDIGTQGIVDHYGNSNYWDKPCFMGGMFGRYLAHPMLAARFGINYGTLYANDNWNQDKAEKAKSTEEDAFQRYLRNQDVRANIWEANLMVEFNPLRGNSESRAAQKRMQPYILAGVGGFHFKPQSSLLNERTGDRKWVDVHDLHLEGEGQTPTGKPTEHYSMKTSLWQLNVPLGFGLRWDIGDQYALGIEYLYRITFTDRLDNVSSEFASKDYFDRYLPPEKAAVAKALYDKSYELQPGIERRQWSTRGNKEVKDGYSSISISFIYKIMNNKSPWWF, encoded by the coding sequence ATGCGGAAAAACATTGTCCGTAGCCTCTTAGCCCTGACTGTGAGCGCTGCTGCTTTTACAGCTGCTGCTCAGCCGGCAATACCGCGTGAATACGTGGAAATGCCCGGCTTTTCTTTGGGCATAAACTTTGGTATGACCGACCTGTGGGGCGATATCGGAACTCAAGGTATCGTTGATCACTATGGTAACAGCAACTACTGGGATAAGCCTTGCTTTATGGGCGGTATGTTTGGCCGTTACCTCGCTCACCCTATGCTGGCTGCACGTTTCGGTATCAACTATGGTACCTTATATGCAAACGACAACTGGAACCAGGATAAAGCTGAAAAAGCAAAATCTACAGAAGAAGATGCATTTCAGCGCTACCTGCGCAACCAGGACGTTCGCGCCAATATCTGGGAAGCAAACCTGATGGTGGAGTTCAACCCTTTGCGTGGCAACTCTGAATCAAGGGCTGCACAAAAACGCATGCAACCTTACATTTTGGCGGGTGTGGGCGGTTTCCACTTCAAACCTCAAAGCTCGCTGCTTAATGAGCGGACTGGCGACAGGAAATGGGTTGATGTACATGACCTGCACCTGGAAGGTGAGGGCCAGACGCCAACTGGAAAACCAACAGAACATTATTCGATGAAAACCTCGCTGTGGCAGCTTAATGTGCCATTAGGGTTTGGTCTGCGTTGGGATATCGGTGATCAATATGCACTGGGTATCGAATACCTTTATCGTATCACGTTTACTGACAGGCTTGATAACGTAAGTTCTGAGTTCGCAAGTAAAGATTATTTTGATCGCTACCTGCCACCAGAAAAAGCTGCTGTAGCCAAAGCACTCTATGATAAATCATACGAGCTCCAGCCAGGTATTGAGCGCAGGCAGTGGAGCACCCGCGGTAATAAAGAAGTAAAGGATGGTTACTCTTCGATATCCATCAGTTTCATATATAAGATTATGAATAATAAGAGCCCCTGGTGGTTCTAA
- the ruvA gene encoding Holliday junction branch migration protein RuvA produces the protein MFAYLKGTITYKTPSLLYLDVNGIGYELHTTLQTYDKIQSQESCKLFTHLQIREDAWVLYGFADEQERSTFRLLLGISGVGAATARIILSSLTPAELDRAVSHEDSKALEKVKGIGAKTAQRIILELKGKLSVENNSMLTSKATHNRTEDDALFALVNLGINKAVAENAIRKINNASSLSVEDLIKQALRVL, from the coding sequence ATGTTTGCTTACCTCAAAGGGACGATCACTTATAAAACCCCGTCGCTACTATATCTTGATGTGAATGGTATAGGATATGAATTGCATACAACATTGCAAACCTACGACAAGATACAGTCGCAGGAGAGTTGTAAGCTGTTTACCCATTTGCAGATACGCGAAGATGCCTGGGTGTTATATGGTTTTGCCGACGAGCAGGAGCGTTCTACTTTCAGGCTGTTGTTAGGCATAAGTGGTGTGGGTGCGGCTACGGCGCGCATCATTTTATCGTCGCTTACGCCCGCCGAACTTGACCGCGCAGTTTCGCACGAGGACAGTAAAGCGTTGGAGAAGGTCAAAGGTATTGGCGCTAAAACCGCGCAGCGCATCATTCTCGAGTTGAAAGGCAAGTTATCTGTTGAAAATAATTCTATGTTAACGTCGAAAGCCACGCACAATAGGACCGAGGATGACGCGTTATTTGCTTTGGTAAATCTTGGCATTAATAAGGCTGTAGCAGAGAATGCAATTAGGAAAATAAATAATGCTTCCTCTTTGTCTGTAGAAGATTTGATCAAACAGGCACTACGAGTGTTATAA